The genomic region CAGTTCAGGGAACAGGACGGCCCTTGCCGTTTCTGGCCAGTCCGGCCGGTTTCCGTATTCAGCCTCGAAACCCGACAGCCAGGCTGCCGACTGGCGGACCAGGCTGTTCCAGTGCGATATGGAAGGCAGCCCGGCACCCACCAGCCGCTCGCTGATGATCCAGACCGGAGAACTCATCACGGCCCTGCGGTCACTGTCCCGCCGCGGAGCGGAAAGATACACCGGACCCGCCGTTTCGATCAGTGCCAGTCCCAGCCGCGACCAGGCCAGATCTGCCCCGCTCGTCCCGGCGTCCAGGCCGAGACGGCGGCGGGCGTCAGGACTCCCCCACACGGGATCAGGTTCCCGGCCGGGAAAGGACTCTTCGGAAAGGCCGGTCCACTCCAGATGCCGGAGGCAGAGACCCGGTATGTCCCGGGGCGACAGCACCCGCACGGCCTTGGCAGAAGGAACATGCTCCGGCACGGCGGCCGTGTGAAGCAGCTCGTCCAGATCGGCGGCCCAGTCCCTTAAGGGGCGTTCCCCGATGGCGAGACGCTCGGAATCCGCGACCGCACCGGCCAGCGTATCGAACAGCCGGGTAAGCCCTGAAAAGGACCGGTGAAGCGCAGCGGCATCCTCCGGGCCATTCCCGGAGAGCTGCGCCAGCCGCCGGGATACGCGGGCGTTCCAGATCACCCGTTCAAGCCAGTACGCAAACCGGCGGGCCGTGACCGGTTCCTGCGGCCGTATGCCCAGACACCCCTGTTCCATGCGCCCGGCGGCCGAAAGCCCAGACAAGCCCATGAACAGGCGGCCAAGCGCCTCCGCCGCCCGGAGAATGGGCAGGTCGTTCCAGCCAGACCGGGCGCCGTTCTCTTTCGCCCGTGCCGCAGCGGCAAGCTGCTGCAACCGGGGCAACCACAGGTGCCAGCCGCCCTGCGCTCTCGCCTGGTCGAAGGCTTCGTCAAAATCCCTCAGAAGTGCCGGCCCAACCCGCCGGGGCTGGACCGCCGCCGCTTCATCAGCAGCCGTGGCGGTGCCTGCCAAATCCCAGTTCACCAGCGGGTGCGAAAGGAAATCCATGAGCGGCTCCGGCTCAAATCCCGAGCCGAGCGCTGCCAGAAACGACACCACCGCCCGGCCTGGTTCGGTTTCCGCCACTGTCCGGGCACGTGCGATCTCGACCGGGAACCCATACCGCCGGGCGATGCCTTCGACCTGTGCCGAAAGCGCATCGGGATTGGTCAGGACAATCCCTGCCTCCTGCGGATGGATTTCACCCGCATCCAGCCGCCGGCGTATCCGCTCGCAGGCTGCGTGCAGTTCATCGGCAGGTGTTCCCTCGGCCTGGCCGGCGAACACGGCCGCATTGCTGGCGGCGATCTCGCCTTCAGCCAGAGGATCCAGAAGTGCCTCGCGGTCCGGATTCCAGGCGCCTTCCGCGGCCGGAAGTTCCGTCCAGTGGCCAAACGCCCGGAACCGGTCGAGGATTCTGCCAGTCGCACGCCAGGCCGGGAGCCGGGCCAGTTCCGCCTTGCTGGCCTGCGACGGGAGCATGGGAATTTCCACCTGAACGCCGGAACCAGCGGTAGCGAGCGCATCCAGCAGTTCCACGAAACCAGGAGAGGTCTCCGCGCCCAGTTCCACCCGGACGGCCGTGAACGGAGCAGCCGCCTTCCCCTGCCTCACCCACCGGGACAGCCGCCATTCCAGCGCAGGTGCGAAGACCAGCCGGTGCCGCTCCAGTTCGCCGTACCATCCGGCAAGAACCGGCAGCCAGGTACGGTCATCCCCATGCGGATCCGCCAGGGCGGACTGTATGGCCGCTGGAGAATCGAACCCGGCTTCAGCCAGCTCGGCGAAAAATCTCAACAGCAGCCTGCGGGAACCCCCATGGGCCCGGAGGGACTTCAGGTGGGCCCCGGGCTCCGTGTCTGCAGCAAAAAGATTTTCCACCACCCGCTCCAGCGCGAGCCGGGCAGCGAACGGACCGGCGATCATCCAGTCCGGCGGCGCGACCGACTCGGCGAACTGACGCGGTGTGAACAGGCGCACCGGCAGCGCCCCATTACGGGCGAGAAAATATTCCTCCACCTGACGGCGGCGGTGGATCGTCGGGAAGACGAACGCCACCTGGCCGCCGGACAGGAGTTCCGGAGGAAACTCGCCGGACCAGATTCCAGGGGTATCGGTCCCCGGCGGGACGATGCGATAGGTGCCTTTGGGCATATAACCTTGACTGCCCTCCCTGTTTAATCCTTGCATGGGCATATGTCAGGACGTGACACAGCACTTGTGGCGGCAGTCCCAAAGTGGACATAAACGGCTGATATAACTCGTTTTTTTCAGACCAAATATCCGATTGACCGCCCCCATCAATATCATTAAATTGGCTCAAGCTCTTCGGAGGCTGACCCCGGAGTGCTTGCCGGAATGGCCAGCAGGCGTCTCCCGGCCCGGGTTCCCCAGCCAGAGGTTCATTCCACGGACATGTTTGAGAACATCTTCAAGGAGGAAGCGGCGCTTTCGCTGGTTCCGCTCATCCTCGCCAACAGTCTCATCATCGGTGCCTGCTGCGTTTACGCTATCAAGCGGTACGTCCTCAACCAGGAAAAGAAGTCCAACCGGATCGCCGCCAAGAACCGCAAGGAGAGCGCCATGCTGTCGAGCTTCTGGCGCGACTACTGGCACTGGTTGACCGAGCCGGTCGAGCGGTTCCTGATCCGTATCCATGCGACCCCGAACGGAATCACTACCTTCGGTGTCGTGCTGTCCCTCGGCGCAGCCGCCGCCTATTACCTTGGCCACGTGGGGACGGCAGGCTACCTCGTCATCTTCAGCGGCACCTGCGACATGTTTGACGGCCGGGTGGCCCGCGCCACGGGGCAGGAAACCAAGTCCGGCGCCTATTACGATTCGGTCATGGACCGGGTGGGCGAAGCCGTCGTGATGATCGGTATTGCCAGCTATTTCATGAACCACTGGATGTTCTGGGTGACGTCGGCCACGCTCATGGGCTCGCTGCTCGTCTCCTATACCAAGGCACGGGGTGAAGGGATGGGCGTGGACTGCAATGTCGGCATGATGCAGCGGCCTGAGCGAATCATGTATCTGGCCACGGCCTCACTGTTCGACCCGGTGTTCAAGGATCTCATCGCGCCACTGTTCGGCATGCGGACAGACGTCCACTACCTGCTGATCCTCATCGTCATCGTCATGGCGATCTTCACCAACATCTCGTGGATCGAGCGGATGGTCTATATCTACCGTGAGCTGGAATCCCGGCCCGGCAACAACATATCGGCTGCCCGTGCCGCCGCGACGGAAACCCCGCCGCCCGCTGCCGCCGAGCCGGTCCCCGCAGTGACTTCCAAGCAGGGCTGAAATGTCATGGCCGACAATGGACGGATACAGTCATTCGAGGAGTTCTGGCCCTACTACGTGGGCGAGCACCGGAATCCGGTCTGCCGGGGGCTGCACTACCTCGGTACCACGACCGCACTCGCCTGCTTCGCCACCGGCGTTGCCACCTGGAACCCCTGGCTCGTACTCGCTGCCCCGGTAGCCGGTTACGGGCCCGCCTGGATCGGCCACTTCCTGATCGAAAAGAACCGCCCGGCGACGTTCACCTATCCACGCTGGTCGCTGATCGCCGATTTCAAGATGCTGGGTCTCGCCCTGCAGGGACGGATGTCGGGCGAAGTGACCCGTCTTTATGGAAGTCCCAATCCGCCCCGGAACGCCCCGCTGCTGGCGACGCGCTGACACCCCGGAAACCGAAACGCCCGGCCCCTTTAAAGGGAACCGGGCGCCGGTTTCCTGCAACCTGCAGGCGGGCTATTCGGTCTTTTCCGCAGCCGCTTCCTTCTTGGTCGAAGGCTTCTTCGCCTTCGGGGCGGCCTTTTCCTTTGCCGCGCCGGTGGAACGGCGCTTGGGCGCCTTCTTCTTCGCGCCTCCAGCCACTTCGGCCGGCAGGAACTCAATCACCGACATGGCGGCATTGTCTCCTGCCCGGCGGCCGATCTTGATGATACGGGTATACCCGCCGGCTCGCTCCTTGAAACGGGGAGCCAGCGTGTCGAACAGCTTGCGAACGGTATCACGCGACCGGAGCCTGGCGAAGGCGCGCTCGCGCAGCGTGTAGAGCGTCGCCTTGTCGGCCCCAATCCCCTGCTTGCCGAGGGTGATGATCCGGTCCGCATGGCGGCGCAGTTCCTTGGCCTTGGCGTCCGTGGTGCGGATCTGCTCCAGATCAATGAGCGAATTGAGCTGGTTACGGAACATCGCCTTGCGGTGCTCCGTGCTCCGTCCGAACTTCTTTTCCTTGC from Deltaproteobacteria bacterium harbors:
- a CDS encoding CDP-alcohol phosphatidyltransferase family protein; the protein is MFENIFKEEAALSLVPLILANSLIIGACCVYAIKRYVLNQEKKSNRIAAKNRKESAMLSSFWRDYWHWLTEPVERFLIRIHATPNGITTFGVVLSLGAAAAYYLGHVGTAGYLVIFSGTCDMFDGRVARATGQETKSGAYYDSVMDRVGEAVVMIGIASYFMNHWMFWVTSATLMGSLLVSYTKARGEGMGVDCNVGMMQRPERIMYLATASLFDPVFKDLIAPLFGMRTDVHYLLILIVIVMAIFTNISWIERMVYIYRELESRPGNNISAARAAATETPPPAAAEPVPAVTSKQG
- a CDS encoding DUF962 domain-containing protein, giving the protein MADNGRIQSFEEFWPYYVGEHRNPVCRGLHYLGTTTALACFATGVATWNPWLVLAAPVAGYGPAWIGHFLIEKNRPATFTYPRWSLIADFKMLGLALQGRMSGEVTRLYGSPNPPRNAPLLATR
- a CDS encoding PD-(D/E)XK nuclease family protein, giving the protein MPKGTYRIVPPGTDTPGIWSGEFPPELLSGGQVAFVFPTIHRRRQVEEYFLARNGALPVRLFTPRQFAESVAPPDWMIAGPFAARLALERVVENLFAADTEPGAHLKSLRAHGGSRRLLLRFFAELAEAGFDSPAAIQSALADPHGDDRTWLPVLAGWYGELERHRLVFAPALEWRLSRWVRQGKAAAPFTAVRVELGAETSPGFVELLDALATAGSGVQVEIPMLPSQASKAELARLPAWRATGRILDRFRAFGHWTELPAAEGAWNPDREALLDPLAEGEIAASNAAVFAGQAEGTPADELHAACERIRRRLDAGEIHPQEAGIVLTNPDALSAQVEGIARRYGFPVEIARARTVAETEPGRAVVSFLAALGSGFEPEPLMDFLSHPLVNWDLAGTATAADEAAAVQPRRVGPALLRDFDEAFDQARAQGGWHLWLPRLQQLAAAARAKENGARSGWNDLPILRAAEALGRLFMGLSGLSAAGRMEQGCLGIRPQEPVTARRFAYWLERVIWNARVSRRLAQLSGNGPEDAAALHRSFSGLTRLFDTLAGAVADSERLAIGERPLRDWAADLDELLHTAAVPEHVPSAKAVRVLSPRDIPGLCLRHLEWTGLSEESFPGREPDPVWGSPDARRRLGLDAGTSGADLAWSRLGLALIETAGPVYLSAPRRDSDRRAVMSSPVWIISERLVGAGLPSISHWNSLVRQSAAWLSGFEAEYGNRPDWPETARAVLFPELPSRWPEQLLVAEPSLDPAAALQRTATHRVSGAFREELAAMLRDRPLSPSRLGEYARCPFFYLAVTRLGARERQERTSGPTPMERGTLIHEVLEEFYRDPEVLDRRGSPDWADAVRPRLMAIFKAKTEGLSRTFHGEAWEIEQDRSRRILDRFLVYESQIAPYSRPVAVELEFGRAGSGPFEWAGLRFSGAIDRVDTVPGRGFFIFDYKTGRAGAGEKELTRGLAFQLPVYAAAARVLLGEEATGGGNWLGGGYYSLRLPETKVTDPLMCAEDRMVFGREGSRTGVGKLAMDLPALEQRYLDRARQIARLVESGSFTTTPLKEAEARCGYCHLKAACHRDEQLREIRNGDRERYGVLPSWDAPAAAGDASGDDA
- the rplQ gene encoding 50S ribosomal protein L17; its protein translation is MRHHRKEKKFGRSTEHRKAMFRNQLNSLIDLEQIRTTDAKAKELRRHADRIITLGKQGIGADKATLYTLRERAFARLRSRDTVRKLFDTLAPRFKERAGGYTRIIKIGRRAGDNAAMSVIEFLPAEVAGGAKKKAPKRRSTGAAKEKAAPKAKKPSTKKEAAAEKTE